The Euphorbia lathyris chromosome 2, ddEupLath1.1, whole genome shotgun sequence genome includes a window with the following:
- the LOC136218205 gene encoding transcription factor UNE12, producing the protein MANNSSEPPPDDFLQEILSIPNFPSAEASLVSADAALSAHPTMMLQLSSGDGSSHMTTFGAAAGGGPAGFHGFPLGLSLDQGKGGFLKPEDASGSGKRFRDEVVDGRANTMKNVFHGQPLPGTVASAPHPPTMRPRVRARRGQATDPHSIAERLRRERIAERIRALQELVPSVNKTDRAAMLDEIVDYVKFLRLQVKVLSMSRLGGAGAVAPLVTDIPLSSVEDDSGEGGRNQPAWEKWSNDGTERQVAKLMEENVGAAMQFLQSKALCIMPISLASAIYHTQPPDSSTIVKPETNPPT; encoded by the exons ATGGCTAATAACTCCTCTGAACCTCCACCCGACGATTTTCTCCAGGAAATCCTTAGCATCCCTAACTTCCCTTCTGCTGAAGCCAGTCTCGTTTCCGCCGATGCCGCCTTGTCTGCTCATCCTACGATGATGTTGCAGCTTAGCTCCGGTGATGGCTCCAGCCATATGACCACCTTTGGTGCTGCTGCCGGGGGAGGACCTGCTGGCTTTCACGGCTTTCCATTAGGCCTCAGCTTGGACCAGGGTAAGGGAGGATTTTTGAAGCCTGAAGATGCATCCGGGAGCGGAAAGAGGTTCCGCGACGAGGTTGTTGATGGCAGAGCTAATACAATGAAAAAT GTTTTCCACGGCCAACCATTACCTGGAACTGTAGCTTCAGCCCCACACCCACCCACAATGCGTCCCAGGGTGCGGGCTAGACGAGGACAGGCGACAGATCCACATAGCATTGCTGAACGG TTGCGCAGAGAACGAATTGCAGAAAGAATAAGGGCATTGCAGGAGTTGGTTCCTAGTGTCAACAAG ACAGATAGAGCTGCCATGCTGGATGAAATTGTAGATTATGTGAAGTTTTTAAGGCTCCAAGTGAAG GTTTTAAGCATGAGTAGATTGGGAGGAGCTGGGGCAGTTGCACCACTTGTTACAGACATCCCACTATCATCAGTTGAg GACGATAGCGGTGAAGGTGGAAGAAACCAACCAGCCTGGGAGAAGTGGTCCAATGATGGCACAGAAAGGCAGGTAGCTAAGCTAATGGAAGAGAATGTTGGTGCTGCTATGCAATTTCTCCAATCAAAAGCTCTTTGCATCATGCCTATCTCACTTGCCTCTGCAATTTACCACACGCAACCGCCGGATAGTTCTACGATTGTAAAACCAGAAACAAATCCTCCGACATAG